Proteins found in one Brevibacillus brevis genomic segment:
- the cobU gene encoding bifunctional adenosylcobinamide kinase/adenosylcobinamide-phosphate guanylyltransferase encodes MIVLITGGARSGKSTFAEKYAAHLGSSGVYIATAQITDEEMEERILYHRDRRLQSNFPWQTIEEPYALTEWLAKLGAQKDIQEQQTVILVDCLILWLSNWLLYKGEEQPFEKVLQQVDVLVNQLKDYPGTVLLVTNEVGDGLVPQHPLGRMFRDLAGLMNQRVATVADQVFLVTAGIPVELKGQAFQF; translated from the coding sequence ATGATTGTACTGATTACAGGTGGAGCACGCAGCGGAAAAAGCACGTTTGCCGAAAAATACGCAGCTCATTTGGGCTCCTCGGGTGTTTACATCGCGACTGCACAAATCACTGATGAGGAAATGGAAGAGCGGATCTTGTACCATCGCGACCGCCGTTTGCAATCCAACTTTCCTTGGCAAACGATTGAGGAGCCGTACGCATTGACAGAATGGCTTGCAAAGTTGGGAGCACAAAAGGACATACAAGAACAGCAGACGGTGATTTTGGTTGATTGCTTGATCCTTTGGCTGTCCAATTGGCTGTTGTATAAAGGAGAGGAACAGCCATTTGAGAAAGTGCTCCAGCAGGTTGATGTGCTGGTAAACCAGCTAAAAGACTACCCCGGTACCGTTTTGCTGGTGACAAATGAAGTAGGCGACGGGCTCGTCCCGCAACATCCGTTGGGCCGTATGTTTCGTGACTTGGCAGGGTTGATGAATCAACGTGTGGCAACTGTTGCCGATCAAGTTTTTCTTGTCACAGCAGGGATTCCGGTGGAACTAA
- a CDS encoding ABC transporter ATP-binding protein codes for MINVRSLQKSYQDTPVLHGIDFCVDKGEFFGIIGPNGSGKSTLLKMISGVIKADAGDILLQEKKLLSYPRKELAKILAVLEQEGLPPVGFRVREVLEMGRFPYQNWLGEEKQDVASLIDEIVQLLGLEHLEERTLDQLSGGEKQRVALGKALIQRPQVLLLDEPTTYLDIGYQIQLMDIVRKWQKTTRVTVIAVLHDLNLASLYCDRILMLHKGKQISVGTPKDILQSDRIEAVYGTRPIVMEHPVHHLPQIILQSQV; via the coding sequence ATGATCAATGTGCGCAGCTTGCAGAAATCGTATCAGGATACGCCAGTTTTGCACGGAATCGATTTTTGCGTGGACAAGGGAGAATTTTTTGGCATCATCGGGCCCAATGGAAGCGGTAAATCCACCTTGCTGAAAATGATTTCAGGAGTCATCAAGGCGGATGCCGGAGACATTTTGCTTCAGGAGAAAAAGCTTCTTTCCTATCCACGCAAAGAGCTTGCCAAAATACTGGCTGTTTTGGAGCAAGAGGGTCTGCCGCCAGTCGGCTTTCGTGTCCGAGAGGTGTTGGAGATGGGACGCTTTCCTTACCAAAATTGGCTGGGCGAAGAAAAGCAGGATGTCGCATCGCTCATTGATGAAATCGTACAGCTGCTGGGTCTTGAACATTTGGAAGAGCGCACACTGGATCAGTTGAGCGGTGGGGAAAAGCAGCGCGTGGCTTTGGGGAAGGCATTGATCCAGCGACCACAGGTGCTATTGCTGGATGAACCCACGACTTACCTCGATATCGGGTATCAGATTCAACTGATGGACATCGTGCGAAAATGGCAAAAGACGACGCGGGTGACGGTCATTGCTGTGCTGCACGATTTGAATCTGGCCTCCTTATACTGCGATCGTATCCTAATGCTGCATAAAGGAAAGCAGATAAGCGTTGGCACACCAAAAGACATCTTGCAAAGTGACAGAATAGAGGCTGTATACGGAACCAGACCGATTGTCATGGAGCATCCTGTTCATCATTTGCCGCAAATTATTTTGCAATCGCAAGTGTAA
- a CDS encoding FecCD family ABC transporter permease — protein sequence MKKRLFIWGGVSCLVLLASIVISISMGAAQLPISQVWLILLQQIPGFSDWIAVTWPESSEQIVMKVRFPRVVLAVLIGACLSLAGAGFQGVLRNPLADPFTMGVASGSAVGAAFLILFGLQISFLGAWSTPVVAFLTGLLSLWIVLGLANTQGKLQTETLILSGVVVQAFLGSLVSFMVSLSDQTVNEIVFWLMGSLSFRGWAFTYVLIPYLVIGGMVLVSYARSLNLFALGERQAAHLGVHVDRTKMVVLVVSTLLTAAAVSIAGIIGFVGLVVPHLVRMLVGPDHRILLPMAAICGGIYVLWADTLARMLLSPTEIPLGVVTAFLGAPFFAYLLKQNKRFRKR from the coding sequence ATGAAGAAACGATTGTTCATATGGGGAGGAGTCAGTTGTCTCGTCCTGCTGGCATCAATAGTCATCAGCATCTCGATGGGGGCGGCACAACTTCCGATCTCACAAGTATGGCTCATCCTGCTCCAGCAGATCCCGGGCTTCTCTGACTGGATTGCCGTAACGTGGCCGGAGTCATCTGAGCAAATTGTCATGAAGGTTCGTTTTCCACGCGTTGTATTGGCTGTCTTGATTGGGGCTTGCTTGTCGCTTGCGGGAGCGGGCTTTCAGGGAGTTTTGCGCAATCCGCTCGCCGATCCGTTTACGATGGGCGTGGCATCAGGTTCTGCTGTCGGAGCGGCCTTTTTAATCCTGTTTGGCTTGCAAATCAGCTTTTTGGGTGCATGGAGCACGCCTGTCGTCGCATTTCTTACAGGACTGCTCAGTCTATGGATCGTACTCGGACTCGCAAACACGCAAGGAAAGCTCCAAACAGAGACCCTGATTTTGTCTGGAGTTGTGGTGCAGGCTTTTCTCGGCTCACTCGTTTCCTTTATGGTTTCGCTATCCGATCAGACGGTCAATGAGATCGTGTTCTGGCTGATGGGCAGCCTGTCATTTCGGGGCTGGGCCTTTACGTACGTCTTGATTCCGTACTTGGTCATCGGTGGAATGGTGCTGGTGAGCTATGCGCGTTCCTTGAACCTTTTTGCATTGGGCGAGCGGCAGGCTGCGCATCTCGGCGTCCATGTGGATCGAACAAAGATGGTGGTTCTGGTCGTCTCGACTCTTCTGACGGCAGCAGCGGTTTCTATCGCGGGAATTATCGGGTTCGTTGGCCTGGTGGTACCGCACCTCGTCCGTATGCTGGTTGGTCCTGACCACCGTATTTTGCTGCCGATGGCTGCGATCTGCGGTGGCATCTATGTGCTGTGGGCCGACACTCTCGCCAGAATGCTGCTAAGTCCCACAGAAATCCCGCTCGGTGTCGTGACAGCATTTCTGGGAGCACCGTTTTTCGCTTATTTATTGAAGCAAAATAAACGCTTTAGGAAGAGGTAA
- a CDS encoding ABC transporter substrate-binding protein encodes MKRSLRFMIPLLVAASLAGCAGNDNSQPAPGGQTGAPQTTPQESAAEQPAKQTTYPLTVTDATGKEVTFAKAPERIVSTSPAETEILFALGLEDRIVAVSDYDDYPEAAKAKPKIGGVVKPNEEAILAQTPDMVVGGISMEKPVADKLKSLGMPVYITHPTKMDDILNNVLTMGVITNTQEQAEKVVAQMKKDIAYVEDAVKNVKPEQKKKVYLEFSPGWTVGKGEFMDELITLAGATNIASDTQGWNPISEEKILQNDPDVILYASGITDEKTGVKLEDMIANRNGWDKMKAIREKQIFGMDQNILSRPGPRITQGLIEVAKAIYPDLVK; translated from the coding sequence ATGAAACGTTCATTGCGATTCATGATCCCACTACTGGTAGCGGCGAGCCTCGCGGGTTGTGCGGGTAATGATAACAGCCAGCCAGCACCAGGTGGACAAACAGGTGCACCGCAGACAACACCGCAAGAGAGCGCGGCCGAGCAGCCTGCAAAACAAACAACGTATCCATTGACAGTCACGGATGCGACTGGAAAAGAAGTAACCTTTGCAAAAGCTCCTGAGCGAATCGTCTCAACATCACCTGCCGAGACAGAGATATTGTTCGCATTAGGCTTGGAAGATCGGATCGTAGCTGTCTCAGACTATGACGATTATCCAGAAGCGGCGAAGGCAAAGCCGAAAATTGGCGGCGTCGTCAAACCGAATGAAGAAGCCATTCTCGCTCAAACGCCGGATATGGTCGTCGGTGGGATTTCGATGGAGAAGCCAGTGGCTGACAAGCTAAAATCTCTCGGAATGCCCGTCTACATTACTCATCCGACAAAGATGGATGACATCCTTAACAATGTTTTAACAATGGGAGTTATCACGAATACACAGGAACAAGCCGAAAAAGTCGTCGCGCAAATGAAGAAAGACATCGCGTACGTTGAAGATGCAGTGAAAAATGTAAAACCGGAACAGAAGAAAAAGGTATACCTGGAATTCTCCCCAGGCTGGACAGTCGGAAAAGGCGAGTTCATGGACGAACTCATCACACTGGCTGGAGCGACAAATATTGCTTCTGACACCCAAGGCTGGAATCCGATCAGTGAAGAAAAGATTTTGCAAAACGACCCAGACGTCATTTTGTATGCGAGCGGAATTACCGATGAAAAGACCGGCGTCAAGCTGGAGGATATGATCGCGAATCGCAATGGTTGGGATAAAATGAAGGCGATTCGTGAAAAACAAATCTTTGGCATGGACCAAAATATTTTGTCCCGCCCTGGTCCGCGCATTACACAAGGCTTGATCGAAGTAGCCAAGGCGATTTACCCTGACTTGGTGAAATAA
- a CDS encoding MBL fold metallo-hydrolase, which translates to MQSSQPIYLGERIHLIDGFDMGWPERTGTYVIAEEELTLVETGPSPSVPYIKAGLAKLGYTPEQVKYIIVTHIHLDHAGGVGLFLKDCPNAKVVVHPKGARHLVDPSRLIAGARAVYHDDFDRLFDPIVAVSEERLLIRGDGDTLKIGENCVLEFVDSPGHANHHFSIYDPVSRGMFTGDTAGVLYPQLQKDGIHLVLPSTSPNQFDPDAMLASLSRFEARKLNRIYFGHYGMSEQVDDVYRQIREWLPVFVEEGESAIAAGQTYEELSRTLFERISDHLQSQGISGDHDVFEVLKLDLQVCSMGILDYLHKRE; encoded by the coding sequence ATGCAATCATCACAGCCTATTTACTTAGGGGAGCGCATTCATTTGATAGACGGTTTCGATATGGGCTGGCCAGAGCGTACGGGGACTTATGTCATCGCTGAAGAAGAACTGACTTTGGTCGAAACAGGACCAAGCCCCTCCGTCCCATACATCAAGGCCGGTCTTGCCAAGCTCGGTTATACGCCGGAACAAGTAAAATACATCATTGTGACACATATTCATTTGGATCATGCAGGAGGAGTAGGACTGTTTTTGAAGGATTGTCCAAACGCAAAGGTCGTCGTCCACCCGAAAGGTGCACGTCATCTCGTAGATCCGAGCCGACTGATCGCAGGGGCGAGAGCGGTTTATCACGATGATTTTGATCGATTGTTCGATCCGATCGTGGCAGTTTCTGAGGAGAGGCTTTTGATTCGCGGCGACGGGGATACACTGAAGATCGGAGAAAATTGCGTGTTAGAGTTTGTGGATTCGCCGGGACATGCCAATCATCATTTCAGCATCTACGATCCCGTAAGCCGCGGCATGTTCACAGGGGATACGGCAGGTGTACTTTATCCACAGCTTCAAAAGGATGGCATACACCTCGTGCTGCCATCTACTTCGCCGAATCAGTTTGACCCAGATGCCATGCTAGCGTCTCTAAGCCGTTTTGAAGCACGCAAGCTAAATCGCATTTACTTTGGTCATTATGGGATGTCTGAGCAGGTGGATGATGTGTACCGTCAAATACGTGAGTGGCTCCCCGTGTTTGTGGAGGAAGGAGAGTCAGCGATTGCTGCTGGACAAACCTATGAAGAATTGTCTCGTACGCTGTTTGAACGAATCTCGGATCATCTACAGTCACAAGGCATCAGTGGTGACCACGACGTTTTCGAAGTACTCAAGCTCGATTTGCAAGTATGCTCCATGGGCATTCTGGATTATTTGCACAAACGAGAGTAG
- a CDS encoding pyridoxamine 5'-phosphate oxidase family protein: MGQLFSELRPEHETFIKKQRMFFVASAPMDTDGHVNLSPKGYDSFRIISPNEVAYLDLTGSGNETSAHLQENGRITIMFCAFEGPPLIMRLFGKGTVILPDTPRWDELVNDFPLLPGARQIITVNIQEVKTSCGWAIPFYSYSKERETLQKWTLAKDEQELLAYQKENNVVSMDGLPTPLGQKLFPAVGGDNEA; the protein is encoded by the coding sequence ATGGGTCAGCTTTTTTCTGAGTTACGACCTGAGCATGAGACGTTTATCAAGAAGCAACGAATGTTCTTTGTTGCCTCTGCTCCAATGGACACAGATGGTCACGTGAATCTTTCACCGAAAGGGTACGATTCTTTTCGCATAATATCCCCTAATGAGGTCGCCTATTTGGACCTGACTGGAAGTGGAAACGAGACCAGTGCACATCTACAGGAAAATGGCAGGATTACGATCATGTTCTGTGCATTTGAAGGCCCACCTCTCATCATGCGCCTATTCGGCAAAGGAACGGTTATTCTCCCAGATACACCTCGGTGGGATGAGCTCGTAAATGACTTCCCGCTTCTGCCTGGTGCTCGTCAAATCATTACCGTAAACATACAGGAAGTAAAGACTTCTTGCGGCTGGGCTATCCCCTTCTATTCCTATTCAAAAGAACGCGAAACCCTTCAGAAATGGACTTTGGCTAAAGACGAGCAGGAGCTGCTTGCTTATCAAAAGGAAAACAACGTAGTCAGCATGGATGGCTTGCCAACACCCTTGGGACAAAAACTTTTCCCCGCAGTAGGTGGAGATAACGAAGCGTAA
- a CDS encoding MerR family transcriptional regulator: MEYTVQKLGLLAGVSTRTLRYYDEIDLLKPARINSSGYRIYGQQEVDRLQQILFYRELGVSLEEIKEILDSPTFDADRALLEHREKLLERRAQLDALIANVDLTLAQREGTKTMSDKQKFEGFKQKLIDDNEAQYGEEIRAKYGSDRIEKSNQKVKGMTEEQYAALEKLNAELHETLAQAFSTGDPAHELAQKAADLHRQWLSFYWDTYSKEAHAGVAQMYVDDPRFTAYYDKEQPGVAEFLRDAVAIYTSK; this comes from the coding sequence ATGGAATATACGGTGCAAAAGCTAGGACTCCTGGCGGGTGTCAGCACCCGGACGCTCCGATACTATGATGAAATTGACCTTCTCAAGCCGGCGAGAATCAATTCGTCAGGGTATCGCATTTACGGACAGCAAGAGGTTGATCGATTGCAGCAAATCCTTTTTTACCGCGAGCTGGGGGTGAGCTTGGAGGAAATCAAGGAGATCCTGGATTCACCAACCTTTGATGCTGACCGGGCACTGCTGGAGCACCGCGAGAAGCTCCTGGAAAGGCGAGCGCAATTGGATGCGTTAATCGCCAATGTCGATTTGACATTAGCACAAAGAGAGGGGACTAAAACGATGAGTGACAAACAAAAATTTGAAGGCTTCAAGCAAAAGTTGATTGACGACAACGAGGCGCAATACGGAGAAGAAATTCGTGCAAAATATGGAAGTGACCGAATCGAAAAATCGAATCAGAAGGTCAAAGGCATGACAGAAGAACAATATGCCGCGCTGGAGAAATTGAACGCAGAGCTGCACGAGACGTTGGCGCAGGCATTTTCGACAGGTGATCCTGCTCATGAATTAGCGCAAAAAGCAGCAGATCTTCACCGTCAATGGCTGAGTTTTTATTGGGACACCTACAGTAAGGAAGCCCACGCAGGTGTGGCCCAGATGTATGTAGATGACCCGCGTTTTACCGCTTACTATGACAAGGAGCAGCCAGGTGTAGCCGAGTTTCTCCGCGATGCAGTGGCGATTTATACGAGCAAGTAA
- a CDS encoding manganese-dependent inorganic pyrophosphatase: MEKKLIFGHKNPDTDSICSALVYADLKTKLGANVEPVRLGVISSETAFVLNYFQVKEPRLVETVANEVNEVILVDHNERQQSANDIEQVQVVEVIDHHRIANFETSNPLYFRAEPVGCTTTILKKMYKENGVDIPKEMAGLMLSAIISDTLLLKSPTCTEQDVAAAHELAEIAGVNLEAYGLEMLKAGADLSDKTIAQLLTLDAKEFQMGNAKVEIAQVNAVDVNDVLARQSELEAAMNANIAEKGLDLFVFVVTDILNNDSVAIALGSATQAVEKAYQVTLVDNKAVLKGVVSRKKQIVPVLTDTFQAL; encoded by the coding sequence ATGGAAAAAAAACTAATCTTCGGTCATAAAAATCCAGACACAGATTCCATTTGTTCAGCACTTGTGTATGCTGACTTGAAAACAAAACTGGGCGCAAATGTAGAGCCTGTACGCCTGGGTGTAATCAGCAGCGAAACGGCATTTGTGTTGAATTACTTCCAAGTAAAAGAACCGCGTCTCGTAGAGACAGTGGCGAATGAAGTTAATGAAGTGATCCTTGTAGACCACAACGAGCGCCAACAAAGCGCGAATGACATTGAGCAAGTGCAAGTGGTAGAAGTCATTGACCATCACCGTATTGCGAACTTTGAGACGAGCAATCCTCTCTACTTCCGTGCCGAGCCGGTTGGATGCACGACTACCATTTTGAAGAAAATGTACAAAGAAAACGGCGTAGACATTCCAAAAGAGATGGCGGGCTTGATGCTTTCTGCTATCATTTCGGATACGTTGCTGTTGAAATCCCCAACGTGCACGGAGCAAGATGTAGCGGCTGCTCATGAGCTGGCTGAAATCGCGGGTGTCAATCTGGAAGCATACGGCCTGGAAATGCTCAAAGCGGGGGCAGACCTGAGCGACAAAACAATCGCACAATTGCTCACATTGGATGCAAAAGAGTTCCAAATGGGCAATGCGAAAGTAGAAATCGCACAAGTTAATGCAGTGGATGTCAATGATGTACTTGCACGCCAAAGCGAACTGGAAGCAGCTATGAACGCAAACATCGCTGAAAAAGGTTTGGACCTGTTCGTGTTTGTTGTAACGGATATCTTGAATAACGATTCTGTTGCAATTGCACTCGGCAGTGCAACACAAGCAGTAGAAAAAGCATATCAAGTAACATTGGTGGACAACAAAGCTGTTCTGAAGGGCGTTGTCTCCCGCAAGAAGCAAATCGTACCGGTATTGACTGATACATTCCAAGCTCTGTAA
- a CDS encoding metallophosphoesterase family protein, which yields MRVAALYDIHGNVPALHATLAELEVVKPDLIVIGGDTISGPMPVQTLEILFQLETPVQFIRGNGDREVLLTFDGEAQALEMSDSVREITSWVAEQLSRSHRDFLSQLPLTYTLTRENYEDVLFCHAIPTNDEDIFTPLTPDTVVATYFERTLQRIVICGHTHVQFEHRLGDLLILNAGSVGMPFANKPGAYWLLLDGDSYEHRFTPYDVEAAAKQIASTNYPQAQKFAEENVRKIPTAQEAMEFLEALAQKNRPSVY from the coding sequence ATGAGAGTGGCAGCTTTATATGACATTCACGGGAATGTACCTGCCCTACATGCAACATTGGCAGAACTCGAAGTTGTGAAGCCTGATCTTATTGTCATCGGGGGAGACACCATCTCAGGCCCAATGCCCGTCCAAACACTTGAAATACTCTTCCAATTGGAGACACCTGTGCAATTCATTCGTGGTAATGGCGATCGTGAAGTACTCCTCACTTTTGACGGTGAGGCTCAGGCCTTGGAAATGTCCGATTCTGTGCGGGAAATCACGTCATGGGTTGCGGAGCAATTGAGCCGCTCTCATCGTGACTTTCTGTCGCAGCTCCCTCTTACCTACACGTTAACACGCGAGAATTATGAGGACGTACTTTTCTGCCATGCCATTCCCACCAATGATGAAGATATTTTCACCCCACTCACTCCTGATACAGTTGTGGCCACTTACTTTGAGCGGACGCTGCAACGAATCGTCATCTGCGGTCATACGCATGTCCAATTTGAACATCGCCTTGGCGATCTGCTTATCCTCAATGCAGGAAGTGTGGGCATGCCGTTTGCCAACAAACCAGGGGCATATTGGTTACTTCTTGATGGTGACAGCTACGAGCATCGCTTTACACCCTATGACGTAGAGGCTGCTGCAAAACAAATCGCTTCCACGAACTATCCACAAGCTCAGAAGTTTGCCGAAGAGAATGTCCGAAAGATACCTACGGCTCAAGAAGCAATGGAATTTTTAGAGGCACTTGCACAAAAAAACCGGCCCTCTGTTTATTGA
- a CDS encoding PepSY domain-containing protein produces MKKVVMTMVGALIVGSLGVTAFAHSNQSYSVPQKNTSAVYLQIDDDVKHNWAKLVRITPEKALKKVRDVQPGTIIEWTLDEEDGFLVYKAEIRNKQQEIDVYVDAMTGDVWQTVDHDDDDDHDDDNDDQWEKQPVKISVEQAKKIALAKVNGTIKSMKLDDDDNHYVYEVEVKTAKGQEVDLEISATTGAVLDVDWDD; encoded by the coding sequence ATGAAAAAAGTAGTCATGACCATGGTAGGAGCACTGATTGTAGGGAGCCTTGGCGTAACAGCCTTTGCACATAGCAACCAATCCTACAGTGTACCGCAAAAGAACACTTCTGCCGTGTACCTGCAAATCGACGATGATGTGAAACACAACTGGGCGAAGCTCGTGCGCATCACGCCTGAAAAAGCACTGAAAAAAGTTCGGGATGTACAGCCTGGTACCATTATCGAATGGACGCTGGACGAAGAGGACGGTTTCCTCGTATACAAAGCAGAGATCAGAAATAAGCAGCAAGAGATTGATGTGTACGTCGACGCGATGACTGGCGATGTGTGGCAAACAGTTGACCACGATGACGACGATGATCATGACGACGACAACGACGATCAGTGGGAAAAACAACCGGTGAAAATCAGTGTAGAACAAGCGAAAAAAATCGCGCTGGCTAAAGTGAACGGCACCATCAAATCCATGAAGCTGGATGATGATGATAACCACTATGTGTATGAAGTAGAAGTGAAAACGGCTAAAGGACAGGAAGTCGATTTGGAGATTTCCGCTACAACAGGCGCTGTATTGGATGTAGACTGGGACGATTAA
- a CDS encoding ABC transporter substrate-binding protein has product MKKKLSGILSVILATAVVAGCGAGQATTDTNTANKAQTVEAGASQPDTKGAGAGAGEPVYPRTIKHTMGEVTLEKKPERVASVDIMGTDYFLVLDFAPIVSEGFESTKSKSPIFAKYAEGKTVKDLGGKTNLETLLEMDPEVIVMTSTGKGSRFEEFNKMANSIVIDFSVDVPTRLMKIAEVIGKEEKAKQVLSDFNKLKSEAKAAADKHKGETALFLVSNGKDFTVMHPKNFPIYYKEVGLTPITGLPEDGKIGGRIGIEALSELAPDHIFIAENRRSAKAEEPEGLIHIWKDHPVWKNLKAVKNNQVYTMDTLAGDTFFLGEIAGLEAIKNNLGK; this is encoded by the coding sequence ATGAAAAAGAAATTATCAGGCATTTTGTCTGTAATCTTAGCCACAGCCGTCGTGGCGGGGTGCGGAGCAGGACAGGCGACTACAGACACAAACACTGCCAATAAAGCGCAAACGGTTGAGGCAGGAGCATCACAACCCGATACAAAAGGGGCTGGGGCTGGGGCTGGGGAGCCTGTATATCCTCGAACCATCAAGCATACGATGGGGGAAGTCACATTGGAGAAAAAGCCGGAGCGTGTCGCTTCTGTCGATATCATGGGAACAGATTACTTCCTCGTGCTAGATTTTGCTCCGATTGTATCGGAAGGCTTTGAGTCGACGAAAAGCAAGTCACCCATTTTTGCGAAGTATGCGGAAGGTAAAACGGTAAAGGATCTGGGTGGAAAAACGAATTTGGAGACTTTGCTGGAGATGGACCCAGAGGTTATTGTCATGACTAGCACCGGAAAAGGCTCCAGATTTGAGGAATTCAACAAAATGGCTAATTCCATTGTCATTGATTTCTCAGTGGATGTCCCCACTCGCCTCATGAAAATCGCTGAAGTAATTGGTAAAGAAGAAAAGGCGAAGCAAGTTTTGTCCGATTTTAATAAGCTGAAAAGCGAAGCAAAAGCAGCAGCAGACAAACATAAAGGAGAAACGGCGCTATTCCTCGTTTCTAATGGTAAGGATTTTACGGTAATGCATCCCAAAAACTTCCCGATTTATTATAAGGAAGTGGGATTAACACCGATAACCGGATTGCCAGAGGACGGCAAGATTGGAGGGCGTATCGGAATCGAGGCGTTGAGTGAGCTTGCTCCCGATCATATCTTTATTGCGGAGAACCGCCGTTCAGCAAAAGCAGAGGAGCCAGAAGGGTTGATTCATATCTGGAAGGATCATCCTGTCTGGAAAAACCTCAAAGCAGTGAAAAACAACCAGGTCTACACGATGGATACACTCGCAGGCGATACGTTCTTCCTGGGAGAAATCGCTGGATTGGAAGCCATTAAGAACAATCTCGGAAAATAG
- a CDS encoding FecCD family ABC transporter permease, whose translation MDIDQFSQKRKCRSVRLILLFAVLLLVGFVLSLNTGPYSIGPFEVLQTLLGEGSKKQSLVLFELRLPRMVIAVMIGAGLAISGAILQGISRNGLSDPGILGISSGAGLAVLLFVSLYPATNMAPPFLMPFLALIGATATAAIIYTLAYKKGHGISPTRLLLTGIAVGAGLSAISIILTLQLNPRNLEFVVTWQMGSLWGSNWKFVLALMPWMVILLPYVYRKANVLNLLSMNEQIAASLGVSLQRERLALMAGAVGLAASSVATGGGIGFIGLLGPHIARRLVGPQHQYMLPITALVGSLLVLTGDTIGRSIMPVTEVPAGIVISLIGGPYFLYLLIRTKG comes from the coding sequence GTGGACATCGATCAATTTTCCCAAAAAAGAAAATGCCGTAGTGTCCGACTGATCCTTCTTTTCGCAGTGCTTTTGCTTGTCGGTTTTGTCCTGAGCTTGAACACGGGACCGTACAGTATTGGGCCCTTCGAGGTGTTGCAAACGTTGCTGGGGGAGGGTTCGAAAAAGCAGAGTCTCGTGTTGTTTGAGCTGAGGCTTCCTCGGATGGTGATTGCGGTCATGATTGGAGCGGGGCTTGCTATATCGGGAGCGATCCTGCAAGGAATCTCTCGCAATGGCCTGTCTGACCCTGGCATTCTTGGAATCAGTTCTGGTGCTGGACTGGCCGTATTGTTGTTCGTCTCTTTATATCCCGCAACGAATATGGCCCCGCCTTTTTTGATGCCGTTTCTCGCACTCATCGGTGCCACCGCCACAGCAGCCATAATCTATACGCTGGCATACAAGAAAGGGCACGGCATATCTCCTACCCGTCTCTTGCTTACAGGGATTGCAGTAGGGGCGGGACTTAGCGCCATCAGCATTATTTTGACACTTCAGTTGAATCCGCGAAACCTCGAGTTTGTCGTCACTTGGCAGATGGGATCGTTGTGGGGTTCCAATTGGAAGTTCGTGCTGGCGCTTATGCCGTGGATGGTGATCCTGCTGCCGTACGTGTATCGGAAGGCAAATGTACTGAACCTGCTCAGTATGAATGAACAAATTGCAGCAAGCCTGGGCGTATCTCTTCAACGGGAGCGACTGGCCTTGATGGCGGGTGCGGTTGGATTGGCTGCGTCGAGTGTAGCGACAGGTGGAGGCATAGGCTTTATCGGTTTGCTTGGCCCGCATATCGCGCGCAGATTGGTCGGACCCCAGCATCAATACATGCTGCCCATTACAGCGCTCGTCGGTTCCTTGCTCGTGTTGACCGGAGATACGATAGGGCGAAGCATTATGCCGGTTACAGAAGTACCGGCGGGTATTGTCATTTCCCTCATTGGGGGGCCTTATTTTCTGTATTTGTTGATCCGAACAAAAGGGTAA